In Solanum pennellii chromosome 3, SPENNV200, a single window of DNA contains:
- the LOC107014677 gene encoding auxin-responsive protein IAA26 yields the protein MEGYSQKWLMQRGEEINHGNSEEKKLELRLGPPNGDWSCSEKDETFYPFSYMSTTKGNNRDNHAQNFSSFLQLQSTAQKQSQRLQESVCTKTADLQSTEKKKAFSQTATVHNSAQKRTAPAPVVGWPPIRSFRKNLASSSSVKSASETQNVVPNKSANKKPMEICQKGLFVKINMDGIPIGRKVDLKAYDSYHKLSSAVDQLFRGLLAAQNDSSAGGNEKKEDGEKAISGLLDGSGEYTLVYEDNEGDRMLVGDVPWHMFVSTVKRLRVLKSSELSTLTRATKQLT from the exons ATGGAAGGTTATTCACAAAAATGGCTTATGCAAAGAGGAGAAGAAATAAATCATGGAAATTCTGAGGAAAAAAAGCTTGAGTTAAGGCTTGGTCCTCCAAATGGAGATTGGTCATGTAGTGAAAAGGATGAAACATTTTATCCTTTTAGTTACATGTCAACAACAAAGGGTAACAACAGAGATAATCATGCCCaaaatttttcatcatttcttcAGCTTCAATCAACGGCACAGAAGCAAAGCCAGAGGTTACAGGAATCAGTTTGCACAAAAACAGCAGATTTGCAGAGCacagaaaagaaaaaagcaTTTTCACAAACAGCTACTGTGCATAACAGCGCTCAGAAAAG gacTGCACCAGCACCAGTTGTAGGTTGGCCTCCGATTCGTTCATTTAGGAAGAATCTTGCAAGTAGCAGCTCTGTGAAATCTGCAAGTGAGACACAAAATGTGGTCCCAAATAAGAGTGCCAACAAAAAACCAATGGAAATTTGTCAGAAGGGATTATTTGTTAAGATCAACATGGATGGTATTCCTATTGGAAGGAAAGTAGATCTCAAAGCTTATGACAGCTATCACAAACTCTCTTCTGCTGTTGATCAACTTTTTAGAGGACTTCTTGCTG CTCAAAATGATTCATCTGCTGGTGGGAATGAGAAGAAGGAAGACGGGGAGAAAGCGATAAGTGGTTTATTGGACGGAAGTGGGGAATATACTCTTGTATATGAGGATAATGAAGGTGACAGGATGCTTGTTGGGGATGTCCCTTGGCA CATGTTTGTGTCTACTGTGAAAAGGCTGCGTGTGTTGAAAAGCTCTGAACTCTCTACACTTACTC GTGCAACTAAGCAGCTGACCTAA
- the LOC107015176 gene encoding uncharacterized protein LOC107015176 — MEMRTTPPPKGTPSLSSPKSSAVPDRSLSGSRESNENEQPLNQKPMTKNFMSPTISAASKASIPIRKKILAERNELSTTCESLPHKASNVGSKTNSLNSTSHRSGNLPISTYSYASESDNDQENNSVVDSSYKPYDPLTNDLGPRPKYLRYQPNRRRGTFLDPKKSDEDQGSLQQTQDPSNLPEISNLELENDEDVVEDSVEDDEEEMEEDVDREWSLKGVFKVLLLLAVFFLSGSNLSTMDSAVSSDSGAVIRKNIFEAVFHEIYGSDSAYVDQPEYSQSGFLELCQRETNNELKAVEFVEDTLELLEVGSAEMEETTQPQEEGVSADVDINQDNTEVEVTHSVVHGDAEEETMSTGADEVTIFNEVDEAEVDGFDEQLQRDQVDKNDPELENLEVLLDDISSSKFELAEVDNNIEQLEKTSQEQTGEVEIQETVPEGAEEIETEVEISNFDSEIESENAEVKEIGLSNAVIVVGVSAASALLAMAMAIIYVTRKPNASIQTPQAEIFNSSAIASVEGELLENKNETSVKVSSLQEPLNNPSENRSNSHLERIPAIESITQASSLCGPTTEASKEISHFSAPKIELLGEMMVGEVNSSLRSCVRKNNMIEAEGSNINISKGVVLPPAQPSVVETDSPSYGSFTTEKKILKKKVEKDREEIKKVVLTTPVRRSSRIRDRIGMSP; from the exons ATGGAAATGCGTACTACGCCGCCACCGAAAGGGACTCCATCGTTGAGCTCTCCTAAGTCTTCTGCAGTCCCAGATCGTTCGCTTTCTG GGTCAAGAGAATCGAATGAAAATGAGCAGCCACTTAACCAGAAGCCCATGACTAAGAATTTCATGTCACCCACTATATCTGCAGCTTCCAAAGCTTCAATTCCAATTAGGAAGAAGATTTTAGCAGAAAGAAACGAACTTTCCACCACTTGTGAAAGCCTTCCTCACAAAGCCTCAAATGTTGGGTCTAAGACAAATTCCCTAAATTCGACCTCTCATCGTTCTGGAAATTTACCTATTTCTACCTACAGTTATGCCTCTGAATCTGACAATGACCAAGAAAACAATTCTGTTGTTGATTCTTCATATAAGCCATATGACCCTCTTACTAATGACCTCGGTCCTAGACCTAAGTATCTCCGCTACCAGCCAAATAGGCGTCGTGGGACCTTTCTTGATCCTAAGAAATCTGATGAGGATCAAGGGTCATTGCAGCAAACTCAAGATCCCTCAAATCTGCCCGAAATATCTAACCTGGAGCTGGAGAATGATGAAGATGTGGTGGAGGATAGTGTTGaggatgatgaagaagaaatgGAAGAGGATGTGGACCGGGAATGGAGTTTGAAAGGGGTCTTCAAGGTTCTGCTTTTATTGGCTGTGTTCTTTCTATCAGGCTCAAATTTATCAACCATGGACTCCGCAGTGAGTTCAGATTCTGGTGCTGTGATTAGGAAGAACATCTTTGAAGCTGTTTTCCATGAAATTTATGGGAGTGACAGCGCATATGTGGATCAGCCAGAGTATTCTCAAAGTGGTTTTCTGGAATTGTGTCAAAGAGAAACTAAtaatgaacttaaggcagtCGAATTTGTTGAAGATACTCTAGAGTtgttggaagtgggaagtgctGAAATGGAGGAAACAACTCAGCCACAGGAAGAAGGAGTGAGTGCGGATGTTGATATTAATCAGGACAACACGGAGGTCGAAGTTACTCATAGTGTTGTACATGGTGATGCAGAGGAGGAAACCATGTCAACAGGTGCCGATGAAGTTACTATTTTCAATGAAGTGGATGAGGCAGAAGTTGATGGTTTTGATGAGCAGCTGCAGAGGGATCAAGTTGATAAGAATGATCCTGAACTAGAGAACCTTGAAGTATTGCTTGATGACATTTCAAGCTCCAAATTTGAGCTAGCAGAAGTAGACAACAACATTGAGCAGCTCGAAAAAACCTCACAGGAACAAACTGGAGAAGTAGAAATACAGGAGACAGTACCAGAAGGAGCTGAAGAAATTGAAACAGAAGTTGAAATCAGCAATTTTGACAGTGAAATAGAGTCAGAGAATGCTGAAGTCAAAGAAATTGGACTAAGTAATGCTGTAATTGTCGTTGGAGTTTCAGCAGCTTCAGCGCTATTGGCTATGGCTATGGCTATCATCTATGTTACAAGGAAACCAAATGCTTCTATTCAAACTCCTCAAGCTGAAATATTCAACAGCTCAGCTATTGCCAGTGTTGAAGGAGAACTCCTAGAGAACAAAAATGAAACTTCTGTAAAGGTTTCATCTTTACAAGAACCACTGAATAATCCCTCCGAAAATCGCAGCAACTCTCACCTTGAGAGAATACCTGCCATTGAATCCATCACACAAGCTTCATCTTTGTGTGGACCAACGACAGAAGCATCGAAAGAGATCAGCCACTTCAGTGCACCAAAGATTGAACTACTAGGTGAAATGATGGTTGGAGAAGTCAACAGCTCCCTTAGAAGCTGTGTTAGGAAAAACAACATGATTGAAGCAGAAGGCAGCAACATTAACATATCTAAAGGCGTTGTTTTACCTCCTGCTCAGCCATCTGTTGTGGAAACAGATTCTCCATCATATGGAAGCTTCACAACTGAAAAGAAGATCTTGAAGAAAAAG GTGGAGAAAGATAGAGAAGAGATCAAGAAGGTGGTGTTGACAACCCCAGTTAGGAGATCAAGTCGAATTCGAGATCGTATTGGAATGTCCCCTTGA
- the LOC107014676 gene encoding hexokinase-1, translating into MKKVTVGVAVVGAAAVCAVAVLIVNHRMRKSSKWGRAMAILREFEEKCKTQDAKLKQVADAMTVEMHAGLASEGGSKLKMLITYVDNLPTGDEAGVFYALDLGGTNFRVLRVQLGGKDGGIIHQEFAEASIPPSLMVGTSDELFDYIAAELAKFVAAEEEKFHQPPGKQRELGFTFSFPVMQTSINSGNIMRWTKGFSIDDAVGQDVVGELTKAMKRKGVDMRVSALVNDTVGTLAGGKYTQKDVAVAVILGTGTNAAYVERVQAIPKWHGPVPKSGEMVINMEWGNFRSSHLPLTEYDHALDNESLNPGEQIFEKMTSGMYLGEILRRVLLRVAEEAGVFGDEVPPKLKEPFVLRTPDMSAMHHDTSSDLKVVGEKLKDILEISNTSLKTRKLVVELCNIVATRGARLAAAGVLGILKKMGRDTPKQGGSERTVIAMDGGLYEHYTEYRMCLENSLKDLLGEELATSIVFVHSNDGSGIGAALLAASHSMYLEDQDA; encoded by the exons atgaagaaagtgacGGTGGGAGTCGCGGTGGTTGGTGCAGCTGCGGTGTGTGCAGTGGCGGTGTTAATAGTGAATCACCGGATGCGGAAATCTAGTAAATGGGGTCGTGCTATGGCTATTCTTCGTGAATTTGAAGAAAAGTGTAAGACTCAAGATGCAAAGCTTAAGCAAGTTGCTGATGCTATGACTGTTGAGATGCACGCCGGACTTGCTTCTGAAGGCGGCAGTAAGCTCAAGATGCTTATCACTTATGTTGATAATCTACCCACTGG TGATGAAGCTGGCGTCTTCTATGCGTTGGATCTTGGTGGAACAAATTTTCGAGTATTGCGAGTGCAATTGGGTGGAAAAGATggtggtattattcatcaagaATTTGCTGAGGCATCAATTCCTCCAAGTTTGATGGTTGGGACTTCAGAT GAACTTTTTGATTATATTGCGGCTGAGCTTGCAAAATTTGTTGCTGCGGAAGAGGAAAAATTTCATCAACCTCCTGGTAAGCAGAGAGAACTAGGTTTCACCTTCTCATTCCCAGTAATGCAGACTTCAATCAACTCCGGGAATATTATGCGGTGGACAAAAGGCTTCTCTATTGATGATGCG GTTGGTCAAGATGTTGTTGGAGAACTCACAAAAGCTATGAAAAGAAAAGGTGTCGATATGCGTGTCTCAGCTCTG GTGAATGATACCGTTGGAACGTTAGCTGGTGGTAAATATACGCAAAAGGATGTAGCTGTTGCTGTTATCTTAGGTACAGGGACCAATGCAGCTTATGTGGAACGGGTGCAGGCAATTCCAAAGTGGCATGGTCCTGTGCCAAAATCTGGTGAAATG GTTATCAATATGGAATGGGGTAATTTTAGGTCATCCCATCTGCCCTTGACAGAGTATGATCATGCATTGGATAATGAGAGTTTAAATCCTGGTGAACAG ATATTTGAGAAGATGACTTCTGGCATGTACTTGGGAGAAATTTTACGCAGAGTTCTACTCAGGGTGGCTGAAGAAGCTGGCGTTTTTGGTGATGAGGTCCCTCCAAAGCTCAAGGAACCATTTGTGTTAAG GACACCTGATATGTCTGCTATGCATCATGACACATCCTCTGATCTGAAAGTGGTTGGTGAAAAGCTGAAGGATATTTTAGAG ATATCTAATACCTCCTTGAAGACGAGGAAATTAGTGGTTGAGCTGTGCAATATCGTTGCAACACGTGGGGCAAGACTTGCAGCTGCAGGTGTATTGGGCATCTTGAAAAAGATGGGAAGAGATACGCCTAAGCAGGGTGGTTCAGAAAGGACGGTTATAGCCATGGATGGCGGGTTGTATGAGCACTATACAGAATACAGGATGTGTTTAGAGAACTCTTTGAAGGACTTGCTCGGAGAGGAGTTAGCAACGAGCATCGTTTTTGTGCACTCCAATGATGGTTCTGGCATTGGTGCTGCTCTTCTTGCTGCCTCTCATTCAATGTACCTTGAAGATCAAGATGCTTAG
- the LOC107015177 gene encoding uncharacterized protein LOC107015177, translating to MEKINQDEHQLWMIDEGHELDHGEICDNNNMSHSSSSSISSSIGEGSSNISNGSCCSSSLDTTDDASSSPSSDDGALYDLSSLMSQLPIKRGLSKFYEGKSQSFTSLSRVTSLEDLAKKESPYRRKMKSCKSYGAGLDSYKSYTLPKATILKKASKSSSFSSYGKASFISRSRPPLIPVQEI from the exons ATGGAGAAGATTAATCAAGATGAGCATCAATTATGGATGATAGATGAAGGACATGAATTAGATCATGGTGAAATttgtgataataataatatgagccactcatcttcatcatcaatttcatcatctaTTGGTGAAGGATCATCAAACATCTCTAATGGATCTTGTTGTTCATCTTCACTTGATACAACAGATGATGCATCTTCATCACCTTCTTCTGATGATGGAGCTTTATATGACTTATCATCCCTCATGTCACAACTACCAATCAA GAGGGGATTATCTAAGTTTTATGAAGGGAAATCACAGTCTTTTACATCTTTGTCAAGAGTGACAAGTTTAGAAGATCTTGCTAAGAAAGAATCACCATACAGAAGAAAAATGAAGTCTTGTAAGAGTTATGGAGCTGGATTGGATTCTTATAAAtcatatactcttcctaaggcAACTATATTGAAGAAAGCTTCTAAaagttcatcattttcatcatatgGAAAGGCAAGTTTTATCAGCAGGAGCAGGCCTCCTCTAATTCCTGTGCAAGAGATATAG